The following are from one region of the Quercus robur chromosome 1, dhQueRobu3.1, whole genome shotgun sequence genome:
- the LOC126724362 gene encoding germin-like protein subfamily 1 member 7 has translation MMKVVIVAILALATTLVSAYDPSPLQDFCVAINNTDFAVFVNGKFCKDPATVTANDFFFPGLNIPKNTAASKLGSSVNLVNVDKLPGLNTLGISLARLDFAPYGLNPPHTHPRGTELLVVMEGTLLVGFVTSNPNKLFTKVLNKGDVFVFPIGLIHFQFNIRQTSAVAFAGLSSQNPGLITIANAVFGSSPPINPDVLAKAFQLDKNVVDYLQKQF, from the exons atgatgaAAGTTGTAATTGTGGCCATTTTGGCTTTGGCAACCACCCTTGTTTCAGCTTATGACCCTAGTCCATTGCAAGACTTTTGTGTCGCAATTAACAACACCGATTTCGCTG TATTtgtgaatggaaaattttgtaaggacCCAGCGACTGTCACAGCCAACGATTTTTTCTTTCCTGGACTCAATATTCCTAAAAACACAGCTGCAAGTAAACTCGGATCAAGTGTCAATCTTGTGAATGTCGATAAATTACCAGGTCTCAACACTCTAGGCATATCTTTGGCTCGTCTCGACTTTGCACCATATGGCCTGAATCCTCCTCACACTCACCCTCGTGGCACTGAGCTTTTGGTAGTCATGGAGGGTACTCTCTTAGTTGGATTTGTCACATCCAACCCAAACAAACTCTTCACCAAAGTTCTAAACAAGGGAGACGTCTTTGTATTCCCAATTGGTCTTATTCACTTCCAATTCAACATTAGGCAGACCAGTGCTGTTGCCTTTGCTGGTCTCAGCAGTCAAAATCCTGGGTTGATCACCATAGCAAACGCAGTCTTTGGGTCTAGTCCTCCAATCAATCCTGATGTTCTCGCCAAAGCCTTCCAGTTGGACAAGAATGTAGTTGATTATCTTCAAAAACAATTCTAA
- the LOC126724323 gene encoding germin-like protein subfamily 1 member 7 gives MMKGVPYLFTVAILALATALVSAYDPSPLQDFCVAINNTDSAVFVNGKFCKDPATVTANDFFFPGLNIPGNTAASKLGSSVNLVNVNKLPGLNTLGISLARLDFAPYGLNPPHIHPRGTELLVVMEGTLLVGFVTSNPNKLFTKVLNKGDVFVFPIGLIHFQFNIGQTNAVAFAGLSSQNPGLITIANAVFGSNPPINPDVLAKAFQLDKNVVDYLQKQF, from the exons ATGATGAAAGGTGTTCCTTACCTTTTTACTGTGGCCATTTTGGCTTTGGCAACCGCCCTTGTTTCAGCTTATGATCCTAGTCCTTTGCAAGACTTTTGTGTCGCAATTAACAACACCGATTCTGCTG TATTtgtgaatggaaaattttgcaaggaCCCAGCAACTGTCACAGCCAACGATTTTTTCTTTCCCGGACTCAATATTCCTGGAAACACAGCTGCAAGTAAACTTGGATCAAGTGTCAATCTTGTGAATGTCAATAAATTACCTGGTCTCAACACTCTAGGCATATCTTTGGCTCGTCTCGACTTTGCCCCATATGGCCTGAATCCTCCTCACATTCACCCTCGCGGCACTGAGCTTTTGGTAGTCATGGAGGGTACTCTCTTGGTTGGATTTGTCACATCCAACCCAAACAAGCTCTTCACCAAAGTTCTAAACAAGGGAGATGTGTTTGTCTTTCCAATTGGTCTCATTCACTTCCAATTCAACATAGGGCAAACCAATGCTGTTGCCTTTGCTGGTCTTAGCAGTCAAAATCCTGGGTTGATCACCATAGCAAACGCGGTCTTTGGATCTAATCCTCCAATCAATCCTGATGTTCTTGCCAAGGCCTTCCAGTTGGACAAGAATGTAGTTGATTATCTTCAGAAACAATTTTAA
- the LOC126724348 gene encoding germin-like protein subfamily 1 member 7 — MKGVPYLVTVAILALAFTLASAYDPSPLQDFCVAINNTDSAVFVNGKFCKDPATITASDFFFPGLNIPGNTAASKLGSSVNLVNIDKLPGLNTLGISLARLDFAPYGLNPPHIHPRGTELLVVMEGTLLVGFVTSNPNKLFTKVLNKGDVFVFPIGLIHFQFNIGQTNAVAFAGLSSQTPGLITIANAVFGSNPPINPDVLAKALQLDKNVVDYLQKQF; from the exons ATGAAAGGTGTTCCTTACCTCGTTACAGTTGCCATTTTGGCTTTGGCATTTACCCTTGCTTCAGCCTATGACCCTAGTCCTTTGCAAGATTTCTGTGTTGCAATTAACAACACCGATTCTGCTG TATTtgtgaatggaaaattttgcaaggaCCCAGCAACTATCACAGCTAGTGATTTTTTCTTTCCCGGACTCAATATTCCTGGAAACACAGCTGCAAGTAAACTCGGGTCAAGTGTCAATCTTGTGAACATCGATAAATTACCAGGTCTCAACACTCTAGGCATATCTTTGGCTCGTCTTGACTTTGCACCATATGGCCTGAATCCTCCCCACATTCACCCACGTGGCACTGAGCTTTTGGTAGTTATGGAGGGTACTCTATTGGTTGGATTTGTCACATCCAACCCAAACAAACTCTTTACCAAAGTTCTAAATAAGGGAGATGTCTTTGTATTCCCAATTGGTCTCATTCACTTCCAATTCAACATAGGACAAACCAATGCGGTTGCATTTGCCGGTCTCAGCAGTCAAACTCCTGGGTTGATCACTATAGCAAATGCAGTTTTTGGATCTAATCCTCCAATCAATCCTGATGTTCTCGCCAAGGCCTTACAGTTGGACAAGAATGTAGTTGATTATCTTCAGAAACAATTCTAG
- the LOC126724336 gene encoding germin-like protein subfamily 1 member 7 has protein sequence MMKGVPYLVTMAILALAFSLASAYDPSPLQDFCVAINNTDSAVFVNGKFCKDPAYVTANDFFFPGLNIPGNTAANKLGSSVNLVNVDKLPGLNTLGISLARLDFAPYGLNPPHIHPRGTELLVVMEGTLLVGFVTSNPNKLFTKVLNKGDVFVFPIGLIHFQFNIGQSNAVAIAGLSSQNPGLITIANAVFGSNPPINIDVLAKAFQLDKNVVDYLQKQF, from the exons ATGATGAAAGGTGTTCCTTACCTTGTTACTATGGCCATTTTGGCTTTGGCATTTTCTCTTGCTTCTGCTTATGACCCTAGTCCTTTGCAAGACTTTTGTGTCGCAATTAACAACACCGATTCTGCTG TATTtgtgaatggaaaattttgcaaggaCCCAGCATATGTCACAGCAAACGATTTTTTCTTTCCCGGACTCAATATTCCTGGAAACACAGCTGCAAATAAACTTGGATCAAGTGTCAATCTTGTGAACGTTGATAAATTACCAGGTCTCAACACTCTTGGCATATCTTTGGCTCGTCTCGACTTTGCCCCATATGGCCTAAATCCTCCTCACATTCACCCACGTGGCACTGAGCTTTTGGTAGTCATGGAGGGTACTCTCTTGGTTGGATTTGTCACATCCAACCCAAACAAACTCTTTACCAAAGTTCTAAACAAGGGAGATGTCTTTGTATTCCCAATTGGTCTCATTCACTTCCAATTCAACATAGGGCAAAGTAATGCCGTTGCAATTGCCGGTCTCAGCAGTCAAAATCCTGGGTTGATCACCATAGCAAATGCGGTCTTTGGATCTAATCCTCCAATCAACATAGATGTTCTTGCTAAGGCCTTCCAGTTGGACAAGAATGTTGTTGATTATCTTCAAAAACAATTCTAG